One stretch of Pigmentiphaga aceris DNA includes these proteins:
- a CDS encoding YncE family protein — MKFTSFARIAALAASLVCSAAALAAPPVFVLNSLDANVSILDPVTYAEIKRVPTGKEPHHIYLSPDRKSLLVANALSDSITLMDPNTGDIQRTITGISDPYHLRFSPDMKWFVTAANRLDHIDIYQWTPAAVGFDLKLVKRVPAPKTPSHIAIDSKSKTTYISLQDSDQVMAIDLATQTPKWTIPVGKTPADILVTPDDKVLLLALTGDSYVEAYDITVSPAKLITRIKTAAGAHAFRGQGDGKHLFVSNRTANSISRIDMQALKVVDTFPVPGGPDCMDVLADGKTLLVTSRWAGKLSVINLADKSIKRYPVGKSPHGVWTLNHAPTL; from the coding sequence TTGAAATTTACGTCCTTTGCGCGCATTGCCGCGCTTGCTGCCAGCCTCGTCTGCAGCGCCGCCGCCTTGGCTGCTCCCCCGGTTTTCGTGCTGAACTCGCTCGATGCGAACGTCAGCATTCTGGACCCGGTCACCTACGCCGAAATCAAGCGCGTACCGACGGGCAAAGAGCCGCATCACATCTATCTGTCGCCAGACCGCAAATCGCTGCTGGTGGCCAATGCGCTGTCTGACAGCATCACGCTGATGGACCCGAATACCGGTGACATCCAGCGCACCATCACGGGTATTTCAGACCCGTACCACCTGCGCTTCTCGCCGGACATGAAATGGTTCGTGACCGCTGCCAACCGGCTCGACCATATCGACATTTACCAGTGGACGCCCGCTGCGGTCGGATTCGACCTGAAGCTGGTCAAGCGCGTGCCGGCCCCCAAGACGCCCAGCCACATCGCCATCGACAGCAAGAGCAAAACCACCTACATCTCGCTGCAGGACAGCGATCAGGTGATGGCCATCGACCTGGCCACGCAGACCCCGAAGTGGACGATTCCGGTTGGCAAGACCCCTGCCGACATCCTGGTCACGCCTGACGACAAGGTGCTGCTGCTGGCCCTGACGGGCGACAGCTACGTTGAAGCCTATGACATCACGGTGTCGCCGGCCAAGCTGATCACCCGCATCAAGACTGCTGCCGGTGCCCACGCCTTCCGGGGTCAGGGCGACGGCAAGCACTTGTTCGTCAGCAACCGCACGGCGAATTCCATCAGCCGCATCGACATGCAGGCGCTGAAGGTCGTGGACACCTTCCCGGTACCGGGCGGCCCGGACTGCATGGACGTGCTGGCTGACGGCAAGACCTTGCTGGTGACCTCACGCTGGGCGGGCAAGCTGTCGGTCATCAATCTGGCCGACAAGAGCATCAAGCGTTACCCGGTCGGCAAGTCGCCGCACGGCGTGTGGACCTTGAACCATGCGCCAACGCTTTAA
- a CDS encoding 3-hydroxyacyl-CoA dehydrogenase NAD-binding domain-containing protein, producing MSPANTPTVAETPIAVIGAGLIGMSWAALFSGYGHPVRVWDVRPDVADTLLPYVARAHEALQALGQLAATPGTVTVTTDLAEAITGARFVQENAPEKLELKRDLYALIGKHLAPDAILASSTSSIAPSLLQESLPFADRVLVGHPFNPPHLMPVVEIVRGEATSDAAAEQAFAFYQSLGRVPLRLHKEVVGHLGNRLQAALWREAIDAVDSGLASLEDVDAMLTHGLGLRWAVAGPHFSFHLAGGAGGYDNFIGHLGPAFEAQWRDLRTPELTPELRAKLVKEMNQVAAGQSVTALEGERDKRLVAIMQARAALGGPLGRKS from the coding sequence ATGTCCCCCGCTAATACCCCCACTGTTGCCGAGACCCCGATTGCCGTGATCGGCGCGGGCCTGATCGGCATGAGCTGGGCGGCGCTGTTTTCCGGCTACGGCCATCCGGTGCGGGTCTGGGACGTGCGCCCCGATGTCGCCGATACCCTGCTGCCTTATGTGGCGCGCGCCCATGAAGCCTTGCAGGCGCTTGGTCAACTGGCTGCCACCCCTGGCACCGTCACGGTCACGACAGACTTGGCCGAGGCCATCACCGGGGCCCGTTTCGTGCAGGAAAACGCGCCGGAAAAGCTTGAGCTCAAGCGGGATCTGTACGCGCTGATCGGCAAGCATCTGGCACCGGATGCGATCCTGGCCTCGTCCACGTCGTCCATCGCGCCCTCATTGCTGCAAGAGAGCCTGCCCTTTGCCGACCGTGTGCTGGTCGGCCACCCGTTCAACCCGCCGCACCTGATGCCGGTCGTGGAAATCGTGCGTGGCGAGGCCACTTCCGATGCCGCAGCCGAACAGGCATTTGCGTTCTATCAGTCGCTTGGCCGTGTGCCGCTGCGTCTGCACAAGGAAGTGGTGGGCCACCTGGGCAACCGCCTGCAAGCGGCCCTGTGGCGTGAAGCCATCGATGCGGTCGACAGTGGCCTGGCCAGCCTGGAAGACGTGGACGCCATGCTGACCCACGGGCTTGGCCTGCGCTGGGCGGTAGCCGGCCCGCACTTCTCTTTCCATCTGGCGGGTGGCGCGGGCGGCTACGACAACTTCATCGGTCACCTGGGGCCTGCTTTCGAGGCGCAATGGCGCGACCTTCGCACCCCGGAACTGACACCGGAACTGCGCGCCAAGCTGGTCAAGGAAATGAATCAGGTCGCAGCTGGGCAAAGCGTCACGGCTTTGGAAGGTGAACGCGACAAGCGATTGGTCGCCATCATGCAGGCGCGCGCCGCCTTGGGCGGGCCGCTCGGCCGCAAATCCTGA
- a CDS encoding polysaccharide deacetylase family protein codes for MCAALAGGLAAAAPAAPPACDKPLYLTIDTGHMGVANLIADVLKRHGVHATFFLANERTQTEGGSLDNVWAPWWKARAAEGHAFASHTYDHVYWQGDLPDGKFRVRPSAGPDTGKRSEWTTAQYCEELRRPATRFREMTGKTMLPLFRAPGGKTSPALLKAAAACGFAHVGWTDAGFLGDELPSEKYPNAKLLERSLSAIRKNDILLMHLGIWSRKDPWAPAVLEPLIVGLQKKGFCFATLAQHPDYRDWLASHP; via the coding sequence CTGTGCGCGGCGTTGGCAGGCGGCCTGGCAGCGGCTGCGCCCGCCGCACCGCCGGCGTGTGACAAGCCACTGTATCTGACGATCGATACCGGCCATATGGGTGTTGCCAACCTGATTGCCGACGTCCTCAAGCGCCACGGCGTACACGCCACCTTCTTCCTGGCCAACGAACGCACGCAAACCGAAGGCGGCAGCCTGGACAACGTCTGGGCCCCCTGGTGGAAAGCGCGCGCCGCCGAAGGCCATGCCTTTGCGTCGCACACCTACGACCACGTGTATTGGCAGGGCGACCTGCCCGACGGCAAATTCCGTGTGCGCCCCAGCGCCGGCCCAGACACCGGCAAGCGTTCGGAATGGACAACAGCCCAGTACTGCGAAGAGCTTCGCAGGCCCGCCACGCGTTTCCGCGAAATGACCGGCAAGACCATGTTGCCCTTGTTCCGGGCGCCGGGTGGCAAGACCTCGCCCGCGCTGCTGAAAGCAGCTGCTGCCTGCGGGTTCGCGCATGTGGGCTGGACCGATGCGGGCTTCCTGGGTGACGAACTGCCCAGCGAGAAGTACCCCAACGCCAAGCTGCTGGAACGCTCGCTGTCGGCGATCCGCAAGAACGACATTCTGTTGATGCACCTGGGCATCTGGTCACGCAAAGACCCCTGGGCACCGGCAGTGCTGGAACCGCTGATCGTGGGGCTGCAGAAGAAAGGTTTCTGCTTTGCCACGCTGGCCCAACATCCTGACTATCGCGATTGGCTTGCCAGCCATCCGTAA
- a CDS encoding alpha/beta fold hydrolase, translating into MPHLDTDKLRIAYTDDGPKDAPPVLLLHGWPDDPHTWDHLRQQLLAEGKRVIVPALRGCGDTTFLNTDTPRSGQMSALVTDILDFASGLQLSRFSVVGHDWGGRIAYNLALVAPDRVQRCVAMSFGWTGGNFNQPLGIDQARNFWYHWYLATERGAQALRDDRRGFTRFIWQTWSPDWQFDDDTFERTAAAFDNPDWAEVVIHYYRHRWGLAPSDPAYQVMDEALAARSIISVPTLVLHGDGDTCNPAATSAGKEAFFSGPYQRVVVPRAGHFPQREQPCIVADAVLGWLR; encoded by the coding sequence ATGCCCCACCTCGACACTGACAAGCTACGCATTGCCTATACCGACGACGGCCCAAAGGATGCGCCGCCAGTATTGTTGCTGCATGGTTGGCCTGATGACCCACACACCTGGGACCACCTGCGACAGCAACTGCTGGCCGAGGGCAAACGGGTCATCGTGCCTGCCTTGCGCGGCTGTGGCGATACGACATTTCTTAATACCGACACGCCGCGCAGCGGGCAGATGAGCGCGCTGGTCACCGACATTCTGGATTTCGCCAGCGGCTTGCAGCTGTCGCGCTTCTCGGTGGTTGGACACGACTGGGGCGGACGCATTGCTTACAACCTCGCGCTGGTCGCCCCAGACCGGGTGCAGCGCTGCGTGGCCATGTCGTTCGGCTGGACGGGCGGTAACTTCAATCAGCCGCTGGGCATCGATCAGGCGCGCAACTTCTGGTATCACTGGTACCTGGCCACCGAGCGCGGCGCGCAGGCCCTGCGCGACGACCGACGCGGGTTCACCCGTTTCATCTGGCAGACCTGGTCACCCGACTGGCAGTTCGACGACGACACCTTCGAACGCACTGCAGCCGCCTTCGACAATCCAGACTGGGCCGAGGTGGTGATCCACTACTACCGTCATCGCTGGGGGCTTGCGCCTTCAGATCCTGCGTACCAAGTCATGGATGAAGCCTTGGCCGCACGCAGCATCATCAGCGTGCCGACCCTGGTGTTGCATGGCGACGGCGACACCTGCAATCCGGCTGCAACCTCAGCAGGCAAGGAAGCGTTCTTCAGCGGCCCCTACCAACGGGTGGTGGTGCCACGGGCAGGACATTTTCCGCAGCGCGAGCAACCGTGCATCGTGGCCGATGCCGTGCTGGGCTGGCTGCGTTGA
- a CDS encoding sterol desaturase family protein: MDFFSNLISTLQEWLFETLVQPALFHLGLSNLIEDSYDATLWLIAGVIQILILLALIGPLERWRPVEAVTDRRAIWQDVAYTLFHRLGVFRVALFLTIDPLWDMVFGQLHVMGWTGWQLDHLWPGVTDLAWVSLLMYLLVFDLFDYFYHRAQHRFVWMWELHAVHHSQQQMTMWSDNRNHLLDDIIRDVLIVLISQLIGIPPGQFIAIVIITQLVESFSHANIRMSFGSIGQRLLVGPKFHRKHHSIEYDASAPGFKGGYNFAVLFPIWDMLFGTARYDGNYGPTGIHDQTPENGSRDYGRGLISQHWLGLKRMFGNRKAGFPAAQAGAAGGDKRSGRDSS, from the coding sequence ATGGACTTCTTCAGCAACCTTATCTCGACCCTTCAGGAATGGCTGTTCGAAACCCTGGTGCAGCCTGCGCTGTTCCACCTGGGTCTGAGCAACCTGATCGAAGACAGCTACGACGCCACCCTGTGGCTGATCGCCGGGGTCATCCAGATCCTGATCCTGCTGGCCTTGATCGGGCCACTGGAACGCTGGCGTCCGGTCGAAGCCGTGACTGACCGGCGTGCCATCTGGCAAGACGTGGCCTACACCTTGTTCCACCGTCTGGGTGTTTTCCGCGTGGCGCTGTTCCTGACCATCGACCCCTTGTGGGACATGGTGTTCGGCCAGTTGCACGTCATGGGCTGGACCGGCTGGCAGCTTGATCACCTGTGGCCCGGTGTGACCGACTTGGCATGGGTCAGCCTGCTGATGTATCTGCTGGTGTTCGACCTGTTCGACTACTTCTACCACCGGGCCCAGCACCGTTTCGTATGGATGTGGGAGCTGCATGCCGTCCACCACAGCCAGCAGCAGATGACCATGTGGAGCGACAACCGCAACCACCTGCTGGACGACATCATCCGCGACGTGCTGATCGTGCTGATTTCACAGCTGATCGGGATTCCGCCGGGTCAGTTCATTGCCATCGTGATCATCACGCAGCTGGTGGAATCGTTCTCGCACGCCAACATCCGCATGAGCTTCGGCAGCATCGGGCAGCGCTTGCTGGTGGGACCGAAGTTCCACCGCAAACACCATTCGATCGAATACGACGCGTCGGCACCGGGCTTCAAGGGCGGCTACAACTTCGCGGTGCTGTTCCCGATCTGGGACATGCTGTTCGGCACCGCGCGTTATGACGGCAACTACGGCCCCACGGGCATTCATGATCAGACGCCCGAAAACGGCAGCCGTGACTACGGACGTGGCTTGATCAGCCAGCACTGGCTGGGGCTCAAGCGCATGTTCGGGAATCGCAAGGCAGGTTTCCCGGCCGCACAGGCTGGGGCGGCGGGTGGGGACAAGCGGAGTGGCCGCGACAGCTCATGA
- a CDS encoding CopD family protein: MLYQLLKFVHVLSIVIWIGGMFFAHFCLRPAVAKLDAPPVRLALMHDVLGRFFNIVGIVALLSLVSGGWMMGRIAKQTVQSGGQFAMPLSWTIMATLGIFMILIFGHIRFALYKRMSRAVAAKDWAAGGAALATIRRWVAVNLVIGVLIVAVILIG; encoded by the coding sequence ATGCTTTACCAGCTTCTGAAGTTCGTCCATGTGCTGTCCATCGTGATCTGGATCGGCGGCATGTTCTTCGCCCATTTCTGTTTGCGGCCGGCGGTGGCCAAGCTCGATGCCCCGCCGGTCCGACTTGCCCTGATGCATGATGTGCTGGGCCGCTTCTTCAACATCGTCGGCATCGTCGCGCTGCTCAGTCTGGTCAGCGGCGGCTGGATGATGGGCCGCATCGCCAAACAGACGGTGCAAAGCGGCGGACAATTTGCCATGCCGCTGTCCTGGACCATCATGGCCACGCTCGGCATCTTCATGATCCTGATCTTCGGCCACATCCGCTTTGCGCTGTACAAGCGCATGTCGCGGGCCGTGGCCGCCAAGGACTGGGCAGCCGGTGGTGCCGCGCTTGCCACCATCCGGCGCTGGGTCGCCGTCAACCTCGTCATCGGCGTACTGATCGTCGCGGTGATACTCATCGGCTGA
- a CDS encoding calcium:proton antiporter has protein sequence MSSFIKQERLLLVATVAAALGYGFEHAFLSQGRVVALVVSLLLIAAILLASMRVAHHAELLAEKVGDPYGTMILTLSAVLVEVVVLAIMMTHEPSPTLVRDTIYAAVMLDINGILGLAAIIGGLKHGEQPYNDDSARTYSVMILTAMGISMVVPEFIPEASWHAYSAFTIGAMVVLYAVFLRMQTTDHSYFFSYNYPEKKRKEGAVDHAPVSLSGSIGVMIGGVVVVGALAELMSKSLSLGLQGSGAPPMLIALVVASISAGPEILTALRAALANRMQSVVNIAMGASLSTVILTVPVMEAIALYSGEPFQMAMTPVQTVMVFITLIVAAINLNDGETNAIEGMTHFVLFATFLMLMALGL, from the coding sequence ATGTCCAGCTTTATCAAGCAAGAACGTCTTCTTCTGGTGGCGACTGTCGCGGCCGCCCTGGGCTATGGCTTCGAGCACGCCTTTCTGTCGCAGGGCCGGGTGGTGGCCCTGGTGGTGTCGCTGCTGCTGATTGCCGCCATCTTGCTGGCTTCGATGCGTGTTGCCCATCATGCCGAACTGCTGGCTGAAAAAGTTGGCGACCCATACGGCACCATGATCCTGACCTTGTCGGCGGTATTGGTCGAAGTGGTGGTGCTGGCGATCATGATGACGCACGAGCCATCGCCCACCCTGGTGCGCGACACGATCTACGCCGCCGTGATGCTCGACATCAACGGCATTCTGGGCCTGGCCGCGATCATCGGCGGGCTCAAACATGGCGAGCAACCGTACAACGATGATTCCGCGCGTACTTACAGCGTGATGATCCTGACTGCCATGGGCATCTCCATGGTGGTGCCGGAATTCATTCCCGAGGCCTCGTGGCACGCGTATTCGGCCTTCACGATTGGCGCGATGGTGGTCTTGTACGCAGTGTTCCTGCGCATGCAGACCACCGATCACAGCTACTTCTTCAGCTACAACTACCCCGAGAAGAAACGCAAGGAAGGCGCTGTCGACCATGCGCCTGTCAGCTTGTCCGGGTCGATTGGCGTGATGATCGGCGGCGTGGTGGTGGTGGGTGCGCTGGCGGAACTGATGTCCAAGTCACTTAGCCTGGGCTTGCAGGGCAGTGGCGCACCGCCCATGTTGATTGCGTTGGTCGTGGCAAGCATTTCGGCTGGCCCGGAGATATTGACCGCCTTGCGTGCCGCGCTGGCCAACCGCATGCAGTCGGTGGTGAACATTGCCATGGGTGCGTCGCTGTCCACGGTGATTCTGACGGTGCCGGTGATGGAAGCGATTGCGCTGTATTCCGGCGAACCCTTCCAGATGGCGATGACACCGGTACAGACCGTGATGGTGTTCATCACGCTGATTGTGGCCGCCATCAATCTGAACGACGGTGAGACCAACGCCATCGAGGGCATGACGCACTTTGTACTGTTTGCCACCTTCCTGATGTTGATGGCGCTTGGGCTTTGA
- a CDS encoding MFS transporter produces MTPTTKALVALTGAYTLSQFFRSYIAVIAPELSRDLDLGPSGFGWLSSVFFLSFAVAQIPVGIAFDRYGVGRPSMILMIVGIFSALLFAAAPHPAFSMIAQSGLGFACAPLYMGLIYYAARHLHDHRYVQVISMVGAVGSVGALLAATPLGWATEVIGWRISVGLSALLALAAALSLYRWVDDRPVTPPPRQPLGTTLWSCVTLFRQPGIWPLVPVCFTMAAGSAFRNAWGGPYLAAVYELDPVARGQAMSVVSVLGLIAAFSLAPLVKRWRPKHVAVSWLIAGVVGGTFHAIVPAANLGLSIFVIALLFSVANIHPLVMSQGKELISPEVRGRGLGVLNTFVFLGSALISAGFGWIIRAAQDYGLSDAAGYGWLFFTSAFLLFVGLVPYLRSRS; encoded by the coding sequence ATGACTCCGACTACCAAGGCCCTGGTGGCACTCACCGGGGCCTATACGCTAAGTCAGTTTTTCCGCAGCTATATTGCCGTGATCGCGCCAGAACTCAGTCGCGATCTGGACCTCGGTCCAAGCGGCTTCGGCTGGCTGTCCTCGGTGTTCTTCCTGAGCTTTGCGGTCGCGCAGATTCCGGTGGGCATCGCGTTCGATCGCTACGGGGTCGGACGACCCTCGATGATCCTGATGATCGTCGGCATCTTCAGCGCCCTGCTGTTTGCCGCAGCGCCCCACCCTGCTTTCTCGATGATTGCGCAGTCCGGCCTGGGATTCGCCTGTGCGCCCTTGTACATGGGCCTGATCTATTACGCGGCCCGGCATCTGCATGACCATCGTTATGTGCAGGTCATTTCAATGGTCGGTGCAGTGGGCAGCGTGGGCGCATTGCTGGCGGCCACACCGCTGGGCTGGGCGACTGAGGTCATTGGCTGGCGGATTTCGGTGGGCCTGTCGGCACTGCTGGCGCTTGCCGCAGCGCTGTCGCTCTACCGTTGGGTGGACGACCGACCGGTCACCCCGCCACCGCGCCAGCCCTTGGGCACCACGCTATGGTCGTGTGTGACCTTGTTCCGTCAGCCCGGCATCTGGCCGCTGGTGCCCGTGTGTTTCACCATGGCGGCGGGCAGTGCGTTCCGCAACGCCTGGGGCGGCCCTTACCTGGCAGCGGTCTACGAACTTGACCCAGTGGCGCGTGGCCAGGCCATGTCGGTGGTCAGCGTGCTTGGCCTGATTGCGGCGTTTTCACTGGCACCACTGGTCAAACGCTGGCGACCCAAACACGTGGCGGTCAGCTGGTTGATTGCGGGCGTGGTGGGCGGCACTTTCCACGCCATCGTGCCGGCCGCCAATCTGGGCCTGAGCATCTTTGTGATTGCGCTGCTGTTCTCGGTCGCCAACATCCACCCGCTGGTGATGTCTCAAGGCAAGGAACTGATCAGCCCGGAAGTGCGCGGACGCGGGCTTGGTGTGCTGAACACCTTTGTGTTCCTGGGCTCGGCGCTGATTTCAGCCGGTTTTGGCTGGATCATTCGCGCAGCGCAGGACTATGGGCTGTCCGATGCCGCCGGTTACGGTTGGTTATTCTTTACCTCGGCATTTCTGCTGTTTGTCGGCCTGGTGCCGTACCTGCGCAGCCGGAGCTGA
- a CDS encoding ATP-grasp domain-containing protein has product MPIAFCPDARAERIAVLYQSISPPTIGGLRKAPKPGGYADSGADIAYALKRAGYQVVTPKAQPDPAMDLDWVFPDDVAGIVAARAAGATLLWANTVLFEGHPLGAVMGKMWIVGQPPKVMHRIDDKFATNLQLRVHSLPVAVSILAALSASPGVQALDKLDAQRLATLGLFFPMIVKPVRGRGSQGVTRVDSSAALHEAAQALLEGAEFGDQLIIEQYLPGEELTVTVFPAQGAQGGRALPPVRRFNHQDGVAPYNGTVAVAHNSAALSAEAQQSPAVMVVLDACVDAARVVGALAPIRIDCRQDSQGSYRLFDLNAKPYMTGAGRPGRDDQDSLSAIAARAMGWDYAALLGAMASGAWRVVS; this is encoded by the coding sequence ATGCCCATCGCCTTTTGTCCGGACGCCCGCGCCGAGCGCATCGCCGTGCTCTACCAATCGATCTCGCCGCCCACCATCGGCGGCTTGCGCAAAGCGCCAAAACCGGGCGGTTATGCCGACAGCGGGGCAGACATTGCATATGCGCTGAAGCGCGCCGGTTATCAGGTCGTCACGCCCAAGGCCCAGCCCGACCCGGCGATGGATCTCGACTGGGTCTTTCCTGACGACGTGGCAGGCATCGTCGCGGCCCGTGCGGCGGGCGCCACGCTGCTGTGGGCCAATACCGTGCTGTTCGAGGGGCACCCGCTGGGTGCGGTCATGGGCAAGATGTGGATAGTCGGCCAGCCGCCCAAGGTCATGCATCGCATCGACGACAAGTTTGCGACCAACCTGCAATTGCGTGTGCACAGCTTGCCGGTGGCGGTATCGATTCTTGCGGCGCTGAGCGCCTCGCCCGGCGTGCAGGCGCTGGACAAGCTGGACGCGCAACGCCTGGCCACCCTGGGCCTGTTCTTCCCGATGATCGTCAAACCCGTGCGCGGGCGCGGCAGTCAGGGCGTAACCCGCGTCGACAGTTCAGCCGCGTTGCACGAGGCGGCCCAAGCGCTGCTGGAGGGTGCCGAATTCGGCGATCAACTGATCATCGAACAGTACCTGCCCGGCGAAGAACTCACCGTCACCGTGTTCCCGGCGCAAGGCGCACAGGGCGGCCGGGCCTTGCCGCCCGTGCGACGCTTCAACCATCAGGACGGCGTTGCGCCCTACAACGGCACGGTGGCCGTGGCGCACAACAGCGCGGCACTCAGCGCCGAGGCGCAACAGTCGCCTGCGGTGATGGTCGTGCTGGACGCGTGTGTGGATGCCGCGCGGGTGGTCGGGGCCCTGGCCCCGATTCGCATTGATTGCCGGCAAGACAGCCAGGGCTCTTATCGCCTGTTCGATCTGAACGCCAAACCGTACATGACAGGTGCTGGTCGCCCGGGGCGTGACGACCAGGACAGCCTGTCTGCGATTGCCGCGCGGGCGATGGGCTGGGACTACGCGGCGCTGCTGGGCGCAATGGCCAGCGGCGCGTGGCGGGTGGTGTCTTGA
- a CDS encoding DUF2244 domain-containing protein translates to MLSATDPPPADPAPALGWSLRRRFAITPRSFMQAYAIHGVISGAIAICFGLMQLWVIVAFCMLQVGVVSACYVHFALHAFDGESIRMADDGNLEVEVVRGRDISFHQFNPAWTRVERGGKDSARLYLCSGNQRVEVGHFLTPVRRHALERELRRALRQFR, encoded by the coding sequence ATGCTTTCTGCTACCGACCCGCCGCCTGCCGACCCCGCACCAGCTTTGGGCTGGTCGCTGCGGCGTCGGTTTGCCATCACGCCGCGCAGCTTCATGCAGGCCTATGCAATCCACGGGGTGATTTCCGGGGCGATTGCGATCTGCTTCGGGCTGATGCAGCTGTGGGTGATCGTGGCGTTCTGCATGTTGCAGGTCGGGGTGGTCAGCGCGTGCTACGTGCATTTTGCGCTACATGCCTTCGACGGCGAATCGATCCGCATGGCGGACGACGGCAATCTTGAAGTCGAGGTGGTGCGTGGGCGCGATATTTCGTTCCATCAGTTCAACCCGGCCTGGACGCGGGTGGAACGTGGCGGCAAGGACAGCGCCCGACTTTACCTGTGCAGCGGAAACCAGCGGGTGGAAGTTGGACATTTCCTGACCCCCGTCCGCCGGCATGCGCTTGAGCGGGAATTGCGCCGGGCGCTGCGGCAGTTTCGTTGA